Proteins from one Mucilaginibacter jinjuensis genomic window:
- a CDS encoding DUF3891 family protein: MIVNYTQQGWEIITQRAHGLLAAQLAMHWQIKTRPQRWTETLIAIAGHDDAQTELEENDLLTPQGGPVNFAMKLFEPERCQRLLDFSLSRSRYTALLASMHMCFLYKKEIDTNPLVKHFLKNHHQQQTKWCKELKITKAEADRIYGLMEWCDAFSLLLCQHEVQPEHRVIEISRGFDDKQYTLNRSADGSLHVSPWPFEDRSFEVHVETRVITQLQFKSVEEFKKAFLEAKVVEKKWVLS, from the coding sequence ATGATCGTTAACTACACCCAACAAGGCTGGGAAATTATTACCCAAAGAGCACACGGCTTGCTGGCAGCCCAGTTGGCTATGCACTGGCAAATAAAAACCAGACCGCAGCGCTGGACCGAAACCTTAATTGCTATAGCCGGCCATGATGATGCCCAAACCGAGCTGGAAGAAAACGACCTCCTCACCCCGCAAGGCGGACCGGTTAACTTCGCCATGAAATTATTTGAGCCGGAGCGTTGCCAGCGGCTATTGGATTTTTCTTTATCAAGGAGTAGGTATACCGCGCTTCTCGCTTCTATGCACATGTGCTTTTTGTATAAAAAAGAGATTGATACTAACCCACTGGTGAAACACTTTTTGAAAAATCATCATCAGCAACAAACCAAATGGTGCAAGGAACTAAAAATTACCAAAGCAGAAGCCGACCGTATTTATGGTTTGATGGAATGGTGCGATGCATTCTCACTTTTACTTTGCCAGCATGAAGTTCAGCCGGAGCATAGGGTTATAGAAATAAGTCGTGGATTTGACGATAAACAGTATACGTTGAACCGATCCGCCGATGGTTCACTCCATGTTTCGCCCTGGCCTTTTGAGGATAGGAGCTTTGAAGTGCATGTAGAAACGAGAGTTATTACGCAATTGCAGTTTAAGAGCGTTGAGGAGTTTAAGAAAGCGTTTTTGGAGGCGAAGGTTGTGGAGAAGAAGTGGGTTTTGTCTTGA
- a CDS encoding fumarylacetoacetate hydrolase family protein has product MKLVSYKTEDREHLGIFVNGHIYNLHSCDKLIPDNMNAFLAEGDELMEHAQRVHQAISSGKLEAREELFFELIAPVPHPTSCRDAYAFRQHVETSRRNRKVPMIPEFDQYPVFYFTNHNAIQGPGEIACMPDHFDKLDFELEVAIVINKKGCNIKAFEADTYIAGYMIMNDMSARTLQMEEMLLNLGPAKGKDFSTVIGPWLVTPDELEPYKTATKRGHTGTTYNLQMNCRVNGKQVSAGNLADMDWTFAEIIERCSYGCDLLPGDVIGSGTVGTGCFLELNGTGLLNDPNYPVQWLQPGDLIEMDVTGLGMLGNVITKVDSDWSILGLKK; this is encoded by the coding sequence ATGAAGTTAGTATCGTACAAAACCGAAGACCGGGAGCATTTGGGTATTTTTGTTAACGGACATATTTACAACCTCCACTCCTGCGATAAGCTGATCCCCGATAATATGAATGCCTTTTTAGCGGAAGGCGACGAACTGATGGAACATGCCCAGCGTGTACATCAGGCCATTAGCAGCGGCAAGCTTGAGGCTCGCGAAGAACTTTTCTTTGAGTTGATAGCTCCCGTTCCGCACCCAACTTCGTGCCGCGATGCTTACGCTTTCAGGCAACACGTAGAAACCTCGCGTCGTAACCGTAAGGTGCCAATGATACCTGAATTTGACCAATACCCTGTATTTTACTTTACCAACCATAATGCCATACAAGGCCCGGGCGAAATTGCCTGCATGCCCGATCATTTCGATAAGCTTGATTTTGAACTGGAAGTAGCCATCGTAATCAACAAAAAAGGCTGCAACATTAAAGCCTTTGAGGCCGACACGTATATAGCGGGTTACATGATTATGAACGATATGAGCGCCCGCACCCTGCAGATGGAAGAAATGCTGCTCAACCTCGGCCCCGCTAAAGGCAAGGATTTCTCTACCGTAATTGGCCCCTGGTTGGTTACCCCCGATGAATTGGAACCTTATAAAACAGCTACTAAACGCGGCCACACCGGCACCACTTACAACCTGCAAATGAATTGCCGTGTAAATGGCAAACAAGTATCCGCAGGCAACCTCGCAGATATGGACTGGACCTTTGCCGAGATCATAGAACGCTGCTCGTACGGCTGCGATTTATTGCCCGGCGATGTAATAGGTTCTGGCACAGTAGGCACAGGCTGTTTTTTAGAATTAAACGGCACGGGTTTATTAAACGATCCTAACTATCCCGTACAATGGCTGCAACCTGGTGATTTAATTGAGATGGATGTTACTGGTTTGGGAATGCTGGGCAATGTGATTACGAAGGTGGATAGTGATTGGAGTATTTTGGGGTTGAAGAAGTAA
- a CDS encoding homogentisate 1,2-dioxygenase: protein MPFYHTLGEIPHKRHTIFRKPDGSLYAEELVSTEGFSSMYSLVYHCYPPTIVKELGEPYSVEPKIAREKHLKHTSLIGFNIEPEDDYLKSRKPVLVNSDLHISLAAPRQSMTDYFYKNSQADEVVFVHKGSGTLKTGFGNIKFGYGDYLVIPRGTIYQLHFNDTDNRLFIVESFSPIRTPKRYRNAFGQLMEHSPYCERDIKRPQNLETHDEKGDFKVLIKKQGLIYPYIYGTHPFDFIGWDGLHYPWAFSIHDFEPITGRLHQPPPVHQTFEGNNFVICSFVPRKFDYHPQSIPAPYNHSNVDSDELLYYVDGDFMSRKNVVKGQITLHPGGIPHGPHPGSVEKSIGKESTEELAVMIDPFHPLMLTEDAIKIEDPNYYKSWAE from the coding sequence ATGCCTTTTTACCATACGCTGGGAGAGATCCCTCATAAGCGTCATACCATTTTCCGTAAGCCGGATGGTTCGCTGTATGCCGAAGAACTGGTTTCGACCGAAGGTTTCTCGAGCATGTATTCGCTGGTATATCACTGCTATCCACCCACTATTGTTAAAGAGTTGGGCGAGCCTTACAGTGTTGAACCTAAAATTGCGCGTGAAAAACATCTGAAACATACCAGTTTAATCGGCTTCAATATTGAGCCCGAAGACGATTACTTGAAAAGCCGTAAACCTGTACTGGTGAACAGCGATTTGCATATATCCCTCGCGGCACCACGCCAAAGCATGACGGACTATTTCTACAAAAATAGCCAGGCCGATGAAGTGGTGTTTGTCCACAAAGGATCTGGTACATTAAAAACCGGTTTCGGCAATATCAAGTTCGGGTACGGAGATTATCTGGTTATTCCGCGCGGAACTATTTACCAGCTGCATTTTAACGATACCGATAACCGCCTGTTTATTGTAGAAAGCTTTAGCCCCATCCGCACACCGAAACGCTATCGTAACGCTTTCGGTCAGTTGATGGAGCATTCGCCTTATTGCGAGCGTGATATTAAACGCCCGCAAAACCTGGAAACACACGATGAGAAAGGCGACTTTAAAGTGCTCATCAAAAAGCAGGGGCTTATCTATCCATACATCTACGGCACCCATCCTTTCGATTTCATTGGTTGGGATGGCTTGCATTATCCCTGGGCGTTCTCTATTCATGATTTTGAACCAATAACCGGCCGGTTGCATCAACCGCCACCGGTACACCAGACTTTCGAGGGCAACAATTTCGTGATCTGCTCATTTGTGCCGCGTAAGTTCGATTATCACCCACAATCAATACCTGCACCCTACAACCACAGTAATGTGGATAGCGACGAGTTGCTTTACTATGTAGATGGCGATTTTATGAGCCGAAAAAATGTAGTAAAAGGCCAAATTACCCTGCATCCTGGAGGTATTCCGCATGGCCCGCACCCGGGTTCGGTAGAGAAATCGATAGGGAAGGAGAGTACAGAGGAATTGGCGGTGATGATTGATCCGTTCCACCCGCTGATGCTTACGGAGGATGCGATTAAGATTGAGGACCCGAATTATTATAAGAGTTGGGCGGAGTAA
- the hppD gene encoding 4-hydroxyphenylpyruvate dioxygenase, producing METLTIEQPAKTQDFLPLNGTDYIEFYVGNAKQAAHFYKTAFGFQSLAYAGPETGVRDRVSYVLQQDKIRIMLTTPLHSDHPISEHIKKHGDGVKTLALWVDDAYDAFEQTTKRGAVACQQPQTLTDEHGEVRTSGIALYGETVHLFIERKNYHGAFLPGYKEWKSDYNPEPTGLLYVDHCVGNVGWHKMNDWVNFYEDTMGFRNILTFDDKMISTEYSALMSKVMSNGNGYVKFPINEPAEGKRKSQIEEYLEFYEGEGVQHMALATHNIVETVTALKNRGVEFLTVPTTYYDDLLDRVGHIDEDLEPLKKLGILVDRDDEGYLLQIFTKPVEDRPTVFFEIIQRKGARSFGAGNFKALFEAIEREQELRGNL from the coding sequence ATGGAAACACTAACAATAGAACAACCAGCAAAAACACAAGATTTCCTGCCGTTGAACGGTACGGATTACATCGAATTTTATGTGGGTAATGCCAAACAGGCGGCTCATTTTTATAAAACGGCCTTCGGGTTTCAGAGCCTGGCGTATGCGGGGCCGGAGACTGGGGTGCGTGACCGGGTTTCGTACGTTTTGCAGCAGGATAAGATCAGAATTATGCTCACCACACCGCTGCATTCGGATCACCCGATCTCGGAACATATCAAGAAGCATGGCGATGGTGTAAAAACTTTAGCCCTTTGGGTTGATGATGCTTACGATGCCTTTGAGCAAACCACCAAGCGTGGTGCGGTAGCTTGCCAACAGCCTCAAACATTAACCGACGAGCATGGCGAAGTACGTACCAGCGGTATTGCTTTGTATGGCGAAACAGTGCACCTGTTCATCGAACGTAAAAATTATCATGGGGCATTTTTACCGGGTTATAAGGAATGGAAATCGGACTACAACCCGGAGCCTACCGGTTTATTGTATGTAGATCATTGCGTTGGCAATGTAGGCTGGCATAAAATGAACGACTGGGTTAATTTTTATGAAGACACTATGGGTTTCCGTAACATCCTGACGTTTGACGATAAGATGATTTCGACCGAGTACTCGGCCCTGATGAGCAAGGTAATGAGCAATGGAAATGGTTATGTAAAATTTCCAATCAATGAGCCTGCTGAAGGTAAACGAAAATCTCAGATTGAAGAATACCTGGAGTTTTACGAGGGCGAAGGTGTGCAGCACATGGCGCTTGCTACACACAATATTGTGGAAACGGTAACCGCGTTAAAGAACCGTGGGGTTGAATTTTTAACCGTACCTACTACTTATTATGATGACCTGCTGGATAGGGTAGGCCATATTGACGAAGATCTGGAGCCGCTGAAAAAATTGGGTATCCTCGTAGACCGGGACGACGAAGGATACCTGCTTCAGATTTTTACCAAACCGGTAGAAGACAGGCCAACCGTATTTTTTGAAATTATACAGCGAAAAGGCGCCCGCTCATTTGGCGCCGGTAACTTTAAGGCTTTGTTCGAAGCGATTGAACGCGAGCAAGAACTGAGAGGAAATTTGTGA
- a CDS encoding YdeI/OmpD-associated family protein: MGTTDPRVDAYIDKAADFAKPILQHIRKLIHEAEPEIKETMKWGHVHFDLKSPVCYMAAFKKHCRFGFWHSGLLPDPEGLLRGHGDDSGPLTQLSTLTDLPADEILLWYMRHAVENNKAGIKPSKAPKAAAVKTALSVPEDFEDLLDTNATAKDIFDAFSYSKRKEYLEWFADAKTEATRLKRMNQAVEWISEGKSRNWKYQ, translated from the coding sequence ATGGGAACTACAGATCCACGGGTTGATGCTTATATTGATAAGGCGGCAGATTTTGCAAAACCGATACTACAGCACATCCGCAAGCTAATTCATGAGGCCGAACCCGAAATTAAAGAAACCATGAAATGGGGCCATGTGCATTTCGATCTCAAAAGCCCGGTATGTTATATGGCTGCTTTTAAAAAACATTGCCGCTTTGGTTTCTGGCATAGCGGCTTATTGCCAGATCCCGAAGGTTTGTTGAGAGGGCACGGCGACGATAGTGGCCCGCTAACCCAACTAAGCACCCTTACCGATCTGCCTGCCGATGAAATATTATTGTGGTATATGCGCCATGCTGTTGAAAACAATAAAGCTGGTATTAAACCATCTAAAGCGCCTAAAGCAGCGGCAGTTAAAACAGCATTATCTGTCCCCGAAGATTTTGAAGATTTGCTGGATACCAATGCAACAGCTAAAGATATTTTCGATGCCTTCAGCTATTCGAAACGAAAGGAATATCTTGAGTGGTTTGCAGACGCCAAAACAGAAGCAACCCGTTTAAAACGGATGAATCAGGCTGTTGAATGGATTAGTGAGGGGAAATCGAGGAATTGGAAGTATCAGTGA
- a CDS encoding type I phosphomannose isomerase catalytic subunit → MSSLYPLKFKTIYKDKIWGGHKIETYLHKDFGDLPNCGETWEISGVKSDVSVVDGGALDGQSLADLLEQYKDELVGKKVYDHFGNIFPLLVKFIDANDDLSIQVHPNDELAKKRHNSFGKTEMWYVIEADPGSSLITGFNQEVNEQIYLDKLNSGHIMDILNREQVTAGDVFFLPAGRVHTIGKGLLIAEIQQTSDITYRIYDFDRVDANGNKRELHTEEALAAIDYKFYDEYKTKYHAEKNQDVHLVTCPYFTTNVMDFTESTAKDYSNLDSFVIHVCVEGAYELTYANQSYHVKMGDCILLPKTIDKVELITENGFKILESYIE, encoded by the coding sequence ATGTCATCATTATATCCATTAAAATTTAAGACCATTTACAAAGACAAAATCTGGGGCGGGCACAAAATTGAAACTTACCTGCACAAAGATTTTGGCGACCTGCCTAACTGCGGCGAAACCTGGGAAATATCGGGCGTTAAAAGCGATGTTTCCGTTGTTGACGGCGGCGCACTGGACGGCCAATCATTAGCCGACCTATTAGAGCAGTACAAAGACGAACTTGTAGGTAAAAAAGTATATGATCATTTCGGCAATATCTTCCCTTTACTGGTTAAGTTTATCGATGCCAATGATGACCTTTCTATCCAGGTACACCCTAATGATGAACTGGCAAAAAAACGCCACAACTCGTTCGGTAAAACTGAAATGTGGTATGTGATTGAAGCCGATCCGGGTTCGTCATTAATTACCGGTTTTAACCAGGAAGTTAACGAGCAGATCTATTTAGATAAACTGAACAGCGGCCATATCATGGATATTCTGAACCGTGAGCAGGTTACAGCAGGCGATGTTTTCTTTTTACCGGCAGGCCGTGTGCATACCATTGGTAAAGGTTTACTGATTGCAGAAATTCAGCAAACATCAGACATTACCTATCGTATCTATGATTTCGATCGTGTGGATGCTAATGGCAACAAACGCGAACTGCATACCGAAGAGGCTTTAGCAGCTATAGACTATAAATTTTACGACGAGTACAAAACCAAGTACCACGCAGAGAAAAATCAGGATGTACATTTGGTAACCTGCCCTTACTTTACCACCAATGTAATGGACTTTACCGAAAGCACTGCCAAAGATTACAGCAACCTGGATTCGTTCGTGATCCACGTGTGTGTTGAAGGCGCTTACGAGTTAACTTATGCAAATCAAAGCTACCATGTAAAAATGGGAGATTGCATTTTGCTGCCAAAAACCATTGATAAGGTTGAGTTAATTACCGAGAATGGGTTTAAGATTTTGGAGAGTTATATAGAATAA